A segment of the Kluyveromyces marxianus DMKU3-1042 DNA, complete genome, chromosome 5 genome:
AACAGATACGACTGGCAATACCTTCTTGTACTCtggcttcttttcaaataaggtagaatctttcaaagagtTAACAACTTCAGTGTAAGCTTGTTGAAATTCTGGTTCGTATGGTTCGGATGACATTTtatagattttttttggtgacCTGTTTTATCACTATAATACTGTTGTAGACAAGCCTTTGTTGAAATTGTAATAATACAATCTTTTTAGCGGCAAGATGGCATACAAGCAAATAGTCCACAAGTAGCATGTCAGAGTTTGAGAACCTGTTTATataggtttttttttcattcggaaatatgatgatgatgatgtagACTCATCACACCCTCTATCGTTTGAACACTCTGTTGCCTAATCGCATATACAATGACTGAGGCAAGTGCGATGAGTAAGAATACCCCCACgcttttgaaaagaaatacGACGCAGAAAGCCAATGAGTTTCTAATCGTGACCAAATCTTGTTCCACAACCAGAATTGATGACAGAGATACAGGCCATTTACGCACATACACACGAACGGTACGCCTgactcttttcttctttccagtGCATCATACCTGATAAGACTTTACTTGAATAGCGAATAGGATTCTGATTTGTTTGATTGTAACGTAGCGTGCCGAAACCCGGGTAATGCAAAAAGTGAAATACAAGTCTTCTATATCGCTTGAAGCATAGATGAAATAACGATCATCTGTGCTTTGTTATCACACTCCAATCAGAATGCAGAAACTGTTCACCAGAACACGCAAAAAGGGCATAGTATACTGCGCGAGGTTAGCTGTCAAGGCCCCAGAGTACTAACTCGAGAACGATGTAGGAAAGCAACCAATGAAAAGGGCAAACTGGCCGCGGTCGGTAAGTTCTCGAGCTCATCTTAGAAGAAATTGAGGTGGAATTAATTAATCGATGATGCCTGACATGATTCATatactttctttttgcGGATCTTTCCGTGTATCGAGTTGTTCAACCAATAGCAACAAAGAGGGAGCCGGAATCGGGCCggaaaaaaagttcaattGCCCCTTCttatatattaaataaGTTTTCTTGTCGGAAAATGccgaaagagaaagaaaagcgCTTATGAATACTTTTAAGAGTAAAGATTAGCGAGTTACCCAGGGTAACTTTAACATGAACCCTCAGAGTGCCTTTAAATTATTCATTTCCAAGTCACGTGCATAGATTATTTCTTTCCCCTTATTTTGGGCGTTAGATCCGCGGAGGAGACTTTTTTTCCCAGTTATCGCCGGTGACACCCATAAAATACATGCATCATAACGCTTGGCTCATCttaatttcatcaaaaccACACCCCGAAATGCCAAAAGTAGGCTGTTAGCCAACGGCAATTTCCAATACTGCCACTGTAAAATGATTTTTTCGTGCAAAACCTGTATTAATTCTGGGTGTCAACTTTACAATTTGAGTTCATTcatgtgtgtatgtgtaaACTCTTTGAATGAGGCTTCTGGGGTAGAGCATTTACAGTTCAAGTAAGATTACGAAACACCTTTTGTTATAGAGGGACCATCATATCTGTTATGGCTGTCACGGCAGTGGCAAAATCAAGGGAAAATCCAAAACATGTTTCGTTCAATAGCACAGGTTCCTCTTACTATTGAAGTTATCGTCATATAAGTTTCGTTTTAATAGTCTTTTGGTGAACCCTATAATATTCCCCTTTCTTATCATTCTACGGACTTAGAAGAAAGCACGcgtgaaagaaaaacttaGAAATCTGCGGCGGCTACTTTTAATTATTTACGGAAGAGAAAAGGGTCCGAAGATCAACCCCGCCTGctctttgttgttttatatatacataacATGGGAAAAGAGATCATTGTACGTGGGTTCAGAGGTATAAGAAGGTACTATTGCATATCCTACTAAAAGtgaatctttttcaagagaagaagtttcAGAAGAGTTTGACCTTTACAATGAATAGCTTTAGGAGTCCTCAAATTCCGGACGGAGTTGTCAAGTTGATAACATGCAATCTTCTATCTGGACAGTATAATTGGGGATATTCAAGAGCTTTAGAAGACGGTTTTTATGACATAGGTTGCGGGAATTATTTACCTTGCGCCCAAACGGTAATGCAATGCCTAGTTGATCTTTCAGGAGGGGACCAGCTTGCTGCTCTGAACGAATACACAACGTATTGTAATGCATATTCAGGCAAGAATATAAGTCTTGAAAGTGCCTTAAAACAACTCGTGAATGGTACTCAATATTTGATTTCAAACCCAAGTTCTAATGCCACCAACTACGCCCCATTAGCATTTAGTATGAAGAATTTAGAAGAAAACTATAACTTTTTCCACTTCATATTTATGAACTTTTACTGGGCATTTGATTGTTCTATGCTTATAAACTTGACCGTTTTAGCGGTCATTATTTTATTGGCAATTGAACAAAAGTTTCAATTTCCATGGCTCAGAAAAATACGATCAAGGTTTACATCCACAATCTCCAATACACATCATAcggaaacaaaaataggCGGATGGTATGTCACAATCCTGCCAACAATTGGAGAAACATATatacttcttttccttttggtAATATGCGTTCTTTCCAGCGTTGTGTACTACCCCCTTTATGAGTCCAACACTGGAGAAGGGAAGATTGCATTTTTGGCGAAATGTATTGCAAACAGGACTGGCGGTATAGCCTTTGGACTTTTACCCCTGACAGTTCTATTAGCCGGAAGAAACAATATGATTTGTTGGCTGACAGGAATGCCTTACTGTAGCATGATATTTTATCATAAGTGGGCAGCAAGATTAATGACATTATATGGCTCTGTTCACGGAGTACTGTGGATTGGGTACCTCGTATGGAACCAAAGAGGAGAGTTCATGAATTACTCGAAAGACacaatattaatattatgGGGGTTCCTAATATGCATAATTTCTGTCATTCTTATAATAAAATCGGTATATATGTGGAAGTCAAGACATTACGAGTTGTTTTTGTCATTACACATCATTTTAGCAGCTGTATTTTTTTATGGATGCTATAAACACTCAGAGGAGTTAGGATGGCTAGGATGGATCAATCTCTCAGTAGCTCTTTGGTTCATGGATAGAATTCTAAGATTATTTAAAATCTTTAAGTTCGGAGGCCTTAAATTGGCGTACTGTAAGGTGCTAGATCCtgataatgaaatatttcaaatcaCCATACCTAATGCCGGATCAATGAAGTTTTTCCCTGGATGTTACGCTTTTCTCTATGTATTGAATACGAAGTTATTCTGGCATAGTCATCCATTTTCATTGATGAAACAAGGAGATAAAATAATCATAGTAATAAAGGCAAAAACTGGCATGACCAAGGAGTTATACAATAAACTCCCGAAAGATGGAACGAATTACCCTATCCGAGTATGTCTTGAAGGACCGTATGGACACAATGCCCCTGTAGATTGCTACGACCATGCATTACTTATCACATCAGGAACTGCAATAGCAGGACCAATATCTTACCTGCAAAGAATGCAAAAAATTGATGACTGTCACTTCATCTGGATCATCAGTAATGAAAGATTCTTAGATCACATGAGGTACGCTTTAGAGCCTTTAATGGTTGACAATAGGTGCTCTTTGGACATATACATCACCAGGCCCTTGGGGCTTGATATATCATGGGTTCCTAAGTCCACTCGTATTCATATTGGGAGACCTAACATCGATGATGTGGTACACGAAGATTTATCTTGCTGGAAAAACTCTGCTGTTGTCTCCTGCGCACTGCCTTTGATTGATGATCATGTCAGGAATTCTGTAGCAAGGGAAATGAGTTTAGGCACTGTTGACTTCTACGATGAGTTACAAGTATGGTAAAACATACTGCATAACAACCACAAGGTAACACTTGATGTACATATTGCGGTTTATCGTTAATATATCATCTCAAAACAAGCAAAAGTTTGAACTTATAAAACTGCCACTACTATATATAGCAGGGATGGCAGCAAATTTCTTCGTCAGGTATATCTATATTCAGCTATGTTGTAGCAATGttatgtatatttttgaataatTTAAATTCCTAGTGATACTTTGAGTCATATCCTCGCATTCCTTCCCGTCCTTACGAATTAGAGTTATTGGGTAACACTTCTATAACATAGAAACTAGGGTACACCTTATGTCTATAAATCAGTACCGCTAAGTGAAAAACAATAGTGTTAAAAAGTCATAGAGTTCTGCTACTAAATCTTCCATACTAAATTACACCTACTATGTAATAATAGCATATGGTTAAAAGCCCTCTTCgctttatttttttcaatgcGGCAAAGAAAGACTCAAAGGATTTTGAGCTTGAGACATCCAGagacaaaacaaaactaaaTAAGACAGAGGAGTAATACACGTTTTGCAGCATTTTCTGGCCAAGactttcaaaaaatttgCATCACATCCCATCGT
Coding sequences within it:
- the FRE3 gene encoding ferric-chelate reductase; the protein is MNSFRSPQIPDGVVKLITCNLLSGQYNWGYSRALEDGFYDIGCGNYLPCAQTVMQCLVDLSGGDQLAALNEYTTYCNAYSGKNISLESALKQLVNGTQYLISNPSSNATNYAPLAFSMKNLEENYNFFHFIFMNFYWAFDCSMLINLTVLAVIILLAIEQKFQFPWLRKIRSRFTSTISNTHHTETKIGGWYVTILPTIGETYILLFLLVICVLSSVVYYPLYESNTGEGKIAFLAKCIANRTGGIAFGLLPLTVLLAGRNNMICWLTGMPYCSMIFYHKWAARLMTLYGSVHGVLWIGYLVWNQRGEFMNYSKDTILILWGFLICIISVILIIKSVYMWKSRHYELFLSLHIILAAVFFYGCYKHSEELGWLGWINLSVALWFMDRILRLFKIFKFGGLKLAYCKVLDPDNEIFQITIPNAGSMKFFPGCYAFLYVLNTKLFWHSHPFSLMKQGDKIIIVIKAKTGMTKELYNKLPKDGTNYPIRVCLEGPYGHNAPVDCYDHALLITSGTAIAGPISYLQRMQKIDDCHFIWIISNERFLDHMRYALEPLMVDNRCSLDIYITRPLGLDISWVPKSTRIHIGRPNIDDVVHEDLSCWKNSAVVSCALPLIDDHVRNSVAREMSLGTVDFYDELQVW